A portion of the uncultured Bacteroides sp. genome contains these proteins:
- a CDS encoding glucose-6-phosphate isomerase: MISLNIEKTAGCISKEKVFAYEALAKDAQKALENGTGQGNDFLGWLHLPSSISKEHLADIKATAQTLRENCDVVIVAGIGGSYLGARAVIEALSNSFTWLQDKKTAPAIIYAGHNIGEDYLYELTEFLKDKKFGVINISKSGTTTETALAFRLLKKQCEQQRDKEMAKKVIVAITDAKKGAARITADKEGYKSFIIPDNVGGRFSVLTPVGLLPIAVAGFDIEKLVAGASDMETATGLDVPFAKNPAAIYAATRNELYKNGKKIEILVNFNPKLHYVSEWWKQLYGESEGKENKGIFPAAVDFSTDLHSMGQWIQEGERTIYETVISVEKPNHTMLVPSDEANLDGLNFLAGKRVDEVNKMAELGTQLAHVDGDVPNIRIVIPELNEYNIGQLLYFFEVACGISGYILGVNPFNQPGVEAYKKNMFALLNKPGYEEDSKAIQAKL, encoded by the coding sequence ATGATTAGTTTGAATATTGAAAAGACTGCCGGATGCATATCCAAAGAAAAGGTTTTCGCCTACGAAGCCTTGGCTAAAGATGCGCAAAAAGCATTGGAGAATGGTACCGGGCAAGGTAACGACTTTCTGGGATGGCTGCACTTGCCTTCTTCTATTAGCAAAGAACATTTAGCCGATATAAAAGCCACCGCTCAAACACTTAGAGAGAACTGCGATGTAGTGATCGTAGCGGGTATCGGTGGTAGTTACCTTGGCGCACGTGCGGTTATTGAAGCATTATCTAACAGCTTCACTTGGTTGCAGGATAAGAAGACAGCTCCGGCCATCATCTATGCCGGCCATAACATTGGAGAAGACTATCTGTATGAACTGACTGAATTCTTGAAAGACAAGAAGTTTGGAGTCATTAATATATCAAAATCGGGTACTACTACCGAAACAGCTCTTGCGTTCCGCCTGCTAAAGAAGCAATGCGAACAACAGCGCGACAAAGAGATGGCTAAGAAAGTAATCGTGGCCATTACGGATGCTAAAAAAGGTGCTGCCCGCATCACAGCCGACAAAGAGGGATACAAATCATTCATCATCCCCGATAATGTTGGCGGACGTTTCTCTGTACTTACTCCCGTAGGCTTGCTGCCTATTGCTGTAGCCGGATTTGATATAGAAAAGTTGGTTGCCGGTGCTTCAGATATGGAGACAGCTACTGGTTTGGATGTGCCATTTGCCAAAAATCCTGCTGCCATTTATGCTGCTACCCGCAACGAACTATACAAGAACGGAAAGAAAATAGAGATTCTGGTTAATTTCAACCCGAAGCTGCACTATGTAAGCGAATGGTGGAAGCAACTGTACGGAGAATCAGAAGGAAAAGAGAACAAAGGTATCTTCCCTGCTGCTGTAGACTTCTCGACTGACTTGCACTCTATGGGACAATGGATTCAGGAAGGTGAACGCACCATCTATGAAACGGTCATCTCTGTTGAAAAGCCAAATCATACGATGCTTGTTCCTTCGGACGAAGCAAACTTGGACGGATTGAACTTCCTAGCCGGCAAACGGGTAGATGAGGTAAACAAAATGGCTGAACTTGGCACTCAGTTGGCTCACGTAGACGGAGATGTGCCTAACATCCGTATCGTGATTCCTGAGCTAAACGAATATAACATTGGTCAACTGCTTTACTTCTTTGAAGTAGCTTGTGGCATCAGTGGTTATATCTTGGGAGTAAACCCATTCAACCAACCGGGTGTGGAAGCATACAAGAAGAATATGTTTGCATTGCTGAACAAGCCGGGATATGAGGAAGACTCTAAGGCTATTCAGGCAAAACTTTAA
- a CDS encoding HAD-IA family hydrolase, which produces MFQKAINQYLDKHHYNSIQLRSVLFDMDGVLFNSMPYHADAWYKTMLARGLHLSKEEAYLHEGRTGSGTINIVCRRQLGRDATPEEIEAIYHEKTMEFNKHPLAKRMDGAWEVLRKVKESGIVPTVVTGSGQGTLLNRLEENFPGMFRPELMVTAFDVKYGKPHPEPYLMALEKGGLKANEAIVVENAPLGVESGVAAGIFTIAVNTGPLDPQVLLDAGANLLFPSMQSFCDAWDGLKTALQE; this is translated from the coding sequence ATGTTTCAAAAAGCAATCAACCAATATTTGGATAAACATCATTATAACAGCATACAACTACGTTCGGTTCTGTTCGATATGGACGGGGTATTATTCAACTCCATGCCTTACCATGCCGATGCCTGGTACAAAACAATGCTTGCCCGCGGGCTTCATTTAAGCAAAGAAGAAGCCTACCTGCACGAAGGGCGTACCGGTTCCGGAACAATCAACATTGTATGTCGCCGTCAACTGGGCCGCGACGCAACTCCCGAAGAGATAGAGGCCATCTATCATGAAAAGACAATGGAGTTCAACAAGCATCCCTTGGCCAAACGCATGGACGGTGCATGGGAAGTACTTAGAAAGGTAAAAGAATCCGGAATCGTGCCCACAGTAGTAACAGGATCCGGACAAGGCACACTTCTGAACAGATTGGAAGAAAACTTTCCGGGAATGTTTCGTCCTGAACTTATGGTAACGGCTTTCGACGTGAAATATGGTAAGCCTCATCCAGAGCCTTACCTGATGGCATTGGAGAAAGGAGGTTTGAAAGCGAATGAAGCTATCGTTGTAGAAAACGCTCCGCTTGGAGTAGAATCCGGTGTTGCAGCCGGTATCTTTACTATAGCAGTTAATACCGGACCACTTGACCCGCAGGTATTGCTTGATGCCGGCGCCAACCTTCTATTTCCGTCTATGCAAAGCTTCTGTGATGCGTGGGATGGACTCAAAACAGCTTTGCAAGAATAA